The nucleotide sequence GCTCGATGCTTGGAACTGGCAGGACGCCGCCGTGCGCCCCGACGACGGCCTGCACCTGAACTGGCCGGCCATGGTGCTCAAGCTCAACCCCGCCGAAGACGAAAAGGCGGTGGAGCGCCGCACCAAAGAGCGCCAGACCCAGCTGCGCGACCTGGAAGCCATGCTCACCGAAGCCGCCGCCTACAAGAGCCTGCCGGCCGGCCACCGCGAAAACCTGCGGCTGTCGGCACTGAGCGGCATTTTCGACGGCTCCAAAACCCTGTTCATCCACGCCGACTACGGCAAGGAAATAGTGGAAGCGGTGAGCTTCGCCAAGCGGCTGGGCGCGCAGAAGGTGGCCGTGGTAGGCGCCCGCGACGCTTGGATGATGCTGGACTTCCTGAAGCAGCACGACATTGCCGTGGTGCTCTCGCGCACCCACGCCCTGCCCCGCCGCCCCGGCGACGACTACGACCTGCCCTACCGGCTGCCCAGCATCCTGCAGCAGGCCGGCATCCGCTACTGCCTTGATTATGAAGGCAGCATGGAAACGGCCGGCTCGCGCAACCTGGCCTTCATTGCGGGCACCTCGGCTGGCTTCGGCCTCACCCAGGAGCAGGCCCTGACGGCCGTCACGCTCAGCCCCGCCCGCATCCTGGGCATCGACAAAGACTACGGCAGCCTGGAAACCGGCAAAAGCGCCACTCTGGTGGTAAGCAGCGGCGACCTGCTGGACATGCGCACCAACAACGTCACCCACGCCTACATCGACGGCCGCGCGTTCAGCTCCGAGAACAAGCAGCTCTACCTGAACCGCAAGTTCAAGAGCAAGTACAGCATGCCGTAAGCTGGAATCTGGGCACATGCAAAGGGGCCGACTCCACGTGGAGTCGGCCCCTTTGCATGTGTGCGAACTGTCAGGCTACTTCCAGAACTCCCGGATGGTGTCCTGCATTTCCTGGTGCACGTGGCCGTTGGAGGCCAGCACTTGCCGCCCAAACAGCGGGTCGCCATCCTGCAGAAACTCGGTGGTGCGGCCGCCGGCCTCGGTCACAAGCAGCAAGCCGGCCGATACGTCGTAGGAGTTGAGGTTGAACTCGAAGAAGCCCTCGAAGCGGCCGGCCGCCACGTAGGCCAGATCCACGGCCGCCGAGCCCAGCCGCCGCACGCCGTGCGACTTGCGCATAAACGCGCCCAGCACCTGCAGGTAGTCGTCCATCAGCCCGAAGTCGGTGTAGGGGAAGCCGGTGGCAATGAGCGAGCTGTTGAGGTCGGGCACGTCGCTGACGTGGATGGGCAGCTCGTTGCAGAAGGCGCCGGCGCCTTTGGCGGCCCGGAAGCACTCGTCGCGCACCACTTCGTACACCACGCCCGCCACCAGCTCCTGCCCCCGGATCAACCCCACGCTCACGGAGTACACAGGCAGGCCGTGCACGAAGTTGGTGGTGCCGTCGAGCGGGTCGATAATCCAGTTGAACTCCTCGGCGCGGTCGGCGCCTTCGGTGCCTTCCTCGGTGATGAAGCCGGCCTCGGGCAACACCTCGCGCAGGCCCGCTACCAGCAGCTTCTCGGTTTCCTTGTCCACGTACGACACCAGGTCGTGGACGCCTTTGCTCTCAATCTGGCCGCGGTGAAAAGTAGCCGCCTCCTGGCGGATGAACTGCCCGGCGTGCCGCGTGACGGCCGCCAGCTGAAAGCTGATTTCGTTGTAATCCATAGAATGTAGCATAAGCTTTAGCTTGTGCCTTGAGTTGAAAGAAAAGCACCTTACCGAAGCAGCAATGGCTTTTTGGAAGGCGCTGAAGAACGCATACGGGTTGCGGTGGCTGACGGCACAGGCTGAAGCCTATGCTACACTTCGGCGCCGCACACCCTGCACCACCGTGAAACCCAGCAGCAGCGCCGCCAGCACCTGGCAGGCGGGCCCGATCAGCTCGCCGTGGCGGACGTAGAACGTCTGCTCGGTGTTGAGGTGCACGGTGTAGCGGCGGGCGTCCTGCGTCCACCAGGCGGTGCGCGCCAGGAACTCGCCTTTCTGGTTGATGAAGGCCGAAATGCCCGTGTTAGCTGAACGAGCTACGTCGCGGCGGGTTTCGATGGCACGCAACGTGGCGTACTGCACGTGCTGCTGGTGGCCGGGCGAATCGGACCACCAGCCGTCGTTGGTGATGATGCCGATGAGGGTGGCGCCGCGCTTCACATATTCAGCCATGAAGTCGCCGTACACCGACTCGTAGCAGATGCTGGGTGCCAGGCGCAGGCCAGGCGTGGCGGTCTGGAACACGGTGCGCTCGTCTTGGCTGCCGTAGGAGCCCACGAAGCCACCCAGGTCGATGTTGTTGATGAGCGAGGCCAGCGCCACCGGCACCTTCTCCACGCCCGGCACCAGCCTGGACTTGTGGTAGAACGTCACGGCCCCCGTAGCGCCCGGGAAGTGCACGGCCGTGTTCGATACGTCGTAGTAGCCGAGGTCGTCGCGGAAGCGGGCGGTGGGCGTGGCGGTTTCCTTAGAAGGGTACTGCGTGATGCTGGTGATGCCCGTAATCAGCTCCAGGCCAGGGTGCTGCCCCAGAAAGTTGCGCACCCGCTGAATCTTAGGGTTGGCATCAAACGACTGTTCGAAATACGGTTCTTCCAGCGCCGTTTCGGGCCAGAGCACCAGCTTGGTCTGGGGCGTAAGCTGCTGCTCGGTGAGGCGGATGAGGCGGCTGAGTTGCTCGTCGTAGGGAATGAAGTTGGGCGTGCTGCTGAACTTCTCCAGGTACGGATCTACGTTGGGCTGAATCACCACCACCTCGGCGGCCGCACCCTTTTCCTGGTAGTTGCTGCCGATGAAATACGACAGGCCGATGGGCAGCAGAGCAGCTACCAGCGGAGCCAGCCAGCGCCGGGCCGGGCCATCCGTGGCCGAACGCCGATATAGCGCCCCAAACGCTAGGATGTTCACGGCCCACATCCAGACGGAGCCGCCTAGGAAGCCGGTGTACTCGTACCACTGCACCAGGTAGTTGGCCTGCGCGAAGCCGTTGCCGAGCGTGAGCCAGGGCCAGGTGAGGTCCCAGTGCAGGTGCAGCTGCTCGAAGGCAATCCAGTAGACCGGCAACGACAGATAGCCCAGCACCGAACCGGCCAGCCGCTTGGTGTGGTAAAACGCCATAACGGGCGCGCTCATCAGCAGGGCATTAAGCACCACGGCCGTGATGCCGCCGCCCAGCGTGCTGTAGCTCACCCAGTAGGTGGTGAAGGCGTTCCAGAGCAGCAGACTGAGGTAGGCGTAGCGAAACACCTTCCAGCCGCTGGCCCCGCGCTGCACCAGCAGCTGCTCCATCCGTAAAAATGGCACCCAGGTCACCAGCAGCACCAGCGCCAGCGGGCCGGGGTGCACCGGCCAGCCCAGCCAGAGCAGCGCCGCGCTCAGCAGCGCCAGCAGGCTGGGCAACCAGTAGGCCAGGCGGCCGGCGGTGGGCGCGGCCGTTTCGGCGGAAGTCAGGGTGGGGTTATTCGTCACGGTCGTCGGTTGCGTAGCGGTCTTGCTTGATGCGTTCTTCCTTTTCGCGGCCCTGCACCACCAGCACAATCTCGCCTTTGATGGCGGCGCGGGCGGCGAAGTTGGCAGCCAGCTCGGCCAGCGGAGCCGTCACGGTTTCCTCGAACAGCTTGGTTAGCTCGCGGCTCACGGAGGCGGGGCGCTCGGGGCCCAGCACGGCGGCCAGCTGCTCCAGCGTCTTCACAATCCGGTGCGGCGACTCGTAGAAAATCATGGTGCGGTGCTCGTGCGCCAGCTCCTGCAGGCGGGTCTGGCGGCCCTTCTTCACGGGCAGGAAGCCCTCGAACGTGAACCGCTCGGCCCCGAAGCCCGACTTGAGCAGCGCCGGCACGAAGGCCGTGGCGCCCGGCAGGCACTCCACCCGCAGGCCCCGGGCCAGGCACTCGCGCACCAGCAGAAAGCCGGGGTCGGAAATGCCAGGCGTGCCGGCGTCGGAAACCAGGGCCATGGTTTCGCCGCGCTCCAGGCGCTCCAGCAGCCGCTGCACCTGCTGGTGCTCGTTGTGGAGGTGGTAGCTAAGCATGGGCTTTTTCAGGCCCAGGTGCTGCAGCAGGCGGCCGCTGGTGCGGGTGTCTTCGGCCAATACCGTATCCACTTCGCCCAGAATCCGGATGGCCCGCAGGGTGATATCCTCCAGGTTGCCGATGGGCGTGGGCACGAGGTAAAGCAGGGTTTTGGGAGCGTCAGCCATAGCCGCAAAGGTAGCGGAGTTGCGGGCTGCGAGTAGCGCGAACTTTGTAGTTCGCGCACTCACACCGTTCAGGCAGTTGGTATGGCGTGGGGACGCGAACTACAAAGTTCGCGCTACTGCCCGCCGTACTCGGCGGCCAGCTGGTCGATGGCGGCGGCCAGGGCGTGGTCTTTGTCGGTGACGGTGTTGCCGGCGTCGTGGGTGTGCAGGCGGAAGCTGACCACGTTGTACTCGTTGCTCCACCAAGGGTGATGCTGCTGGTGCTCGGCTTCCTCGGCCACGTCGGTCATGAAGCTGAAGGCCACTTTGAAGTCGGGGAAGCGGAAGGTGCGGGTCAGGGTGTTATCGGTTTCGGTCCACATGGGGGTTGGGAGATTAGGGTTCGGTGTATTGCCCGGTCTGACGGCAGAAGAATGCTTCTTGGGGTGCTTCGCTCTGAGCTCTGTCAGTTGCCGGTCTATATCGGTGGTGGCTTCAATGGCTTGCCGCAGTATTGCGTCGACATCCGTGCCCGTCATTTCGATTGCCAGGCCGTGCCGGGACTCCAAACGAACTACATATACACCGTTGGATACCTCTTTGTACGTGAAGCTCCAGCCGGGTGGCAGGTTGGGACTATCGGATTCAGTCCACATGGGGGTTGAGGGTTGCAGTACAAAGTGAAGGGCAGGCTGAGTAACTCAGCCTAATGCTCTTCTACCCAGCTGCGTAGCACACGACCGTCCGGTGTGAGAGCAACCGTCAGGAAGCGAGGATCAATAATAGACCATCCAACGGGATATTCCAGCAGCTTTACCTGCTGGCCATACGTCCGAAAAAACCGATTACTGCGGGCGTCAAGCTGCTTCTGTTGGTCTTCGCTCAGGGTCACCGAGTCGGGCCCACGCAGCGAATCAGGCAGGGCCATGGTGGGGGGCAACAAATAGGTTGCTGCTTCCTTGTACGGTGCCCCGAGCTTCTGGACAACCTGCTGCCGTGTCATGCCGGCACGAAGATGGTTTTTGATTACATCCTGCACCATGTAGGCGCGGGGATTGCGCGTGTCTTCCACACCGGAATTTTGCAACCACACTTCCTGATCGAAGGAAGCTGAATGTGAACAGCCCAGCACGAGAAAAGAGAGAACAGCAACTGGTGATAATTTCATGGTACGCAAGGCTTTATATAAACTGATTGCAGGAATTATTCAGGAACCTAAATACTATAACTAACCGGCACTATCCAAGCTGCGCCCGCACTTCCATCAACGCAAAGCCCAGCAGGTTGAGGCCGCGCCAGTTGGCCGGATTGGCGGCCTGCGGGTGGCTCTGCGCCATCCCGATGCCCCATACCGGGTCTACAGGGCTGGCCTCCACCATCACGCGGGCGCCCGTGCCCAACAGAAATGCCCGCAGCGCCGGATGCTGGCTGAACTTGGCCGCATTGCCGCGCACCACCACCGCGAAGCGGGCGTCATTCCAGCGGGCTTCGTCGAAGTTGCGGACGGTGCAGCCCAGCTTTTTAGCCTGTTCGGGATGGGAGGAAGCCAGAATGGCCTGGCGGGTGGCTTCGTCCTGAAACAGGCGGGCTTTTTCGGCCATCATGTAGTGCTCGGCGGTGGCGTAGGTGTCGCCATCCAGCTCGAAAGGCGCCGGATACCATTGGCTGAACACCTCCTTGCCGACGCGGCCAGCCCCGGTATGGCCCCAGAAATACAGATACTTCACAGCCGCCCCAGCCTCCAGATGGTGCAGCAGGCTCTCGACGGAACGAATGGCGGGTAAGTCGGCGGCGGGCATGGCAGGTGCGGGGAGGAAGCGCGAATATTTTAGGGCAGCGGGCAGGCCAAAGCTAAACCCATATCGGCGAACCGCAGTACACCTAGCTATACCTGACTCCCACCTCAACACCCCGACCTCCCATGGCTACTGACCCGAACAACCGCCCCGTGCGCGTCATCAACGACGATACCACCGAACAGGAAATGAAGGCCGGCCACCGCACGCCTGGCGGCGACCCACCCAAGAACGAGGATGCCCGCGGCGGCTTCGGCAACCGGGAGGGCAAGGAAGGCTACGGCACCGACAGCGGCGCGGGCATTTCGGCCGTATCGGTCAACGAAAACGCCGACCGCACCAGCTCGCCGCCCGACAACATGCGCAGCACCGACGAAGGCCGCCCCGACCGTCCCAACCAAGACCTGCCCGCCGACGAAGACTCAGATCTGGAAGCCCGCCGCCCCGCCGATGAGCTGGACCGCGACGACGCCCGCAGCGGCCCCGATGAAATGTCGGACCCCGACTCCCGGGTAGGCATGGGCCAGATGGAGCGCCCCACCGGCACCAACGCCGACCTCGCCCGCCAGGGTACCAACGCCGACCTCACCGACCCCGACGCCACCGACACGGCCATCGTGCAGTAGTCGCAGCACTTATTGATAGCACTGAAAAGCACCTTTTCCTTCAGAAAAGGTGCTTTTTTGCGTCTTCCTGCTTTTCCGATACCCCTATGGCCCGCTACGCCTCTACCGACCTGCACGGCTGCCTGGCCACCTTCCGGCACCTGCTGGAGCACACGCTGCACCTGCAGCCCACCGACGAGCTCTATCTGCTGGGCGACTACGTCAACAAAGGCCCCGACAGCCGCGGCGTGCTCGACTACCTGATGCAGCTGACCGCCCGCGGCTACCAGATGTACTGCCTGCGCGGCAACCACGACCAGGAGCTGCTCGACGCGGCGCAGG is from Hymenobacter yonginensis and encodes:
- a CDS encoding NADAR family protein, which codes for MPAADLPAIRSVESLLHHLEAGAAVKYLYFWGHTGAGRVGKEVFSQWYPAPFELDGDTYATAEHYMMAEKARLFQDEATRQAILASSHPEQAKKLGCTVRNFDEARWNDARFAVVVRGNAAKFSQHPALRAFLLGTGARVMVEASPVDPVWGIGMAQSHPQAANPANWRGLNLLGFALMEVRAQLG
- a CDS encoding 4a-hydroxytetrahydrobiopterin dehydratase, translating into MWTETDNTLTRTFRFPDFKVAFSFMTDVAEEAEHQQHHPWWSNEYNVVSFRLHTHDAGNTVTDKDHALAAAIDQLAAEYGGQ
- a CDS encoding inositol monophosphatase family protein: MDYNEISFQLAAVTRHAGQFIRQEAATFHRGQIESKGVHDLVSYVDKETEKLLVAGLREVLPEAGFITEEGTEGADRAEEFNWIIDPLDGTTNFVHGLPVYSVSVGLIRGQELVAGVVYEVVRDECFRAAKGAGAFCNELPIHVSDVPDLNSSLIATGFPYTDFGLMDDYLQVLGAFMRKSHGVRRLGSAAVDLAYVAAGRFEGFFEFNLNSYDVSAGLLLVTEAGGRTTEFLQDGDPLFGRQVLASNGHVHQEMQDTIREFWK
- the lnt gene encoding apolipoprotein N-acyltransferase; translation: MTNNPTLTSAETAAPTAGRLAYWLPSLLALLSAALLWLGWPVHPGPLALVLLVTWVPFLRMEQLLVQRGASGWKVFRYAYLSLLLWNAFTTYWVSYSTLGGGITAVVLNALLMSAPVMAFYHTKRLAGSVLGYLSLPVYWIAFEQLHLHWDLTWPWLTLGNGFAQANYLVQWYEYTGFLGGSVWMWAVNILAFGALYRRSATDGPARRWLAPLVAALLPIGLSYFIGSNYQEKGAAAEVVVIQPNVDPYLEKFSSTPNFIPYDEQLSRLIRLTEQQLTPQTKLVLWPETALEEPYFEQSFDANPKIQRVRNFLGQHPGLELITGITSITQYPSKETATPTARFRDDLGYYDVSNTAVHFPGATGAVTFYHKSRLVPGVEKVPVALASLINNIDLGGFVGSYGSQDERTVFQTATPGLRLAPSICYESVYGDFMAEYVKRGATLIGIITNDGWWSDSPGHQQHVQYATLRAIETRRDVARSANTGISAFINQKGEFLARTAWWTQDARRYTVHLNTEQTFYVRHGELIGPACQVLAALLLGFTVVQGVRRRSVA
- the rsmI gene encoding 16S rRNA (cytidine(1402)-2'-O)-methyltransferase — encoded protein: MADAPKTLLYLVPTPIGNLEDITLRAIRILGEVDTVLAEDTRTSGRLLQHLGLKKPMLSYHLHNEHQQVQRLLERLERGETMALVSDAGTPGISDPGFLLVRECLARGLRVECLPGATAFVPALLKSGFGAERFTFEGFLPVKKGRQTRLQELAHEHRTMIFYESPHRIVKTLEQLAAVLGPERPASVSRELTKLFEETVTAPLAELAANFAARAAIKGEIVLVVQGREKEERIKQDRYATDDRDE
- a CDS encoding amidohydrolase family protein, encoding MKQLLFCLPLLTALTAAAQVPMPAPAQSKPILLVGGNLHVGNGTVVPDAAVAFDKGRITYAGAQSGFAQRAGYEVIDVKGQEVYPGLILPNTTLGLTEVESIRATVDEQEVGQMNPNVRSLIAYNTDSDIIPTVRTNGVLLAQITPRGGMLSGQSSIVQLDAWNWQDAAVRPDDGLHLNWPAMVLKLNPAEDEKAVERRTKERQTQLRDLEAMLTEAAAYKSLPAGHRENLRLSALSGIFDGSKTLFIHADYGKEIVEAVSFAKRLGAQKVAVVGARDAWMMLDFLKQHDIAVVLSRTHALPRRPGDDYDLPYRLPSILQQAGIRYCLDYEGSMETAGSRNLAFIAGTSAGFGLTQEQALTAVTLSPARILGIDKDYGSLETGKSATLVVSSGDLLDMRTNNVTHAYIDGRAFSSENKQLYLNRKFKSKYSMP